One Triticum dicoccoides isolate Atlit2015 ecotype Zavitan chromosome 4B, WEW_v2.0, whole genome shotgun sequence genomic window carries:
- the LOC119295578 gene encoding cell division control protein 45 homolog, whose amino-acid sequence MVRELRADSFYARLRAAAAAAAAAVSSASASPLLILPSAADADSLCALRILAHVLSADSVRFSVYPVASTADAAELLASFSGATASSPLSPPPLCVLLINWGARCDLLRGVLPRGSTAFVVDSHRPVNLRNLAAGNDRVVVLFTVDDERAADLSYDFDVSSLADASDLTAEGDADDDHLRASEEESDASDYDSGAEGGRRKRRWASDDAEADGGDPVKLFGRLRREYYRLGTFHGKPSGCLMYDLAHALRRNTNELLWLACVSLTDQFIHERITNERYQDAGMELEQHINGSGNLDPSGVGSVVTLKDGTRIRAPETSRIAYEDEPRLMLLREWSLFDSMVCSSYVATRLKTWSDNGLKKLKLLLARMGFPLADCQKGFQYMSMEVKRKMRDEFDRFLPEYGLTEFYYRSFLRVHGYKSKVSAADVVYGVTALLESMSAESNDSKECSAAEQFWVAYSALSPSNVNQLQKGMQSAIEIQRAILRQGSSAITKSGFIRSAKKFRWVKLDDPVDTSKLCHPQALTKFCFFLMDALKERGARMKPLVCACLGREPEKVLVVGVWGKPRLGAVQGNSFGNAFRSAAEEIGADYFHDMFESSWIVLDVVAVSSFMIRLTEKL is encoded by the coding sequence ATGGTGCGTGAGCTCCGTGCCGACTCCTTCTACgcccgcctccgcgccgccgccgccgccgccgccgcagcggtttcctccgcctccgcctcccctcTCCTGATCCTCCCGTCCGCGGCCGACGCTGACTCACTCTGCGCGCTCAGGATCCTCGCCCACGTCCTCTCCGCCGACTCCGTCCGCTTCTCCGTCTACCCCGTCGCCTCCACCGCCGATGCCGCCGAACTcctcgcctccttctccggcgccacCGCGTCCTCACCCCTATCGCCGCCGCCGCTCTGCGTATTACTCATCAACTGGGGCGCGCGCTGCGACCTCCTCCGCGGCGTCCTGCCGCGCGGCTCCACCGCCTTCGTCGTGGACTCGCACCGCCCCGTGAACCTCCGCAACCTCGCCGCGGGGAACGACCGCGTCGTCGTGCTCTTCACCGTTGATGACGAGCGCGCCGCCGACCTGTCGTATGACTTCGACGTGTCCTCCCTTGCCGACGCCTCCGACCTAACGGCCGAGGGGGACGCGGACGACGACCACCTCCGCGCCTCCGAGGAGGAGTCAGATGCCTCGGATTACGATTCCGGCGCCGAGGGTGGGAGGAGGAAGAGACGGTGGGCGTCCGATGACGCGGAGGCGGACGGCGGCGATCCGGTGAAGCTGTTCGGGAGGCTGCGGCGGGAGTACTACCGGCTTGGCACCTTCCACGGGAAGCCGTCGGGGTGCCTCATGTACGACCTCGCCCACGCGCTGCGCAGGAACACCAACGAGCTCCTCTGGCTTGCCTGCGTCTCCCTCACCGACCAGTTCATCCATGAGCGCATCACCAACGAGCGCTACCAGGACGCAGGCATGGAGCTGGAGCAGCACATCAACGGATCCGGCAACCTCGATCCGTCCGGCGTCGGCTCCGTGGTCACGCTCAAGGACGGGACCAGGATCCGTGCGCCCGAGACCTCCCGCATCGCCTACGAGGACGAGCCGAGGCTTATGCTGCTGCGGGAGTGGAGCTTGTTCGACTCCATGGTCTGCTCCTCTTATGTCGCGACGAGGCTCAAGACGTGGAGCGACAACGGGCTCAAGAAGCTGAAGCTTCTTCTGGCGAGGATGGGGTTCCCGCTCGCCGACTGCCAGAAGGGGTTCCAGTACATGAGCATGGAGGTCAAGAGGAAGATGCGCGATGAGTTTGACCGCTTCCTGCCGGAGTATGGGCTCACCGAGTTCTACTACAGAAGCTTCCTGCGGGTGCACGGGTACAAGTCCAAGGTCTCTGCTGCGGATGTTGTGTATGGCGTCACAGCTTTGCTTGAATCTATGAGTGCCGAGTCCAACGACTCGAAGGAGTGTTCTGCTGCTGAGCAATTCTGGGTTGCATATTCTGCGCTGTCTCCGAGCAATGTGAATCAGCTGCAAAAAGGAATGCAATCTGCAATTGAGATACAGAGGGCTATATTGAGGCAAGGGAGCTCCGCGATCACCAAGAGCGGCTTCATACGGAGCGCAAAGAAGTTCCGGTGGGTGAAGCTCGATGACCCAGTGGACACGAGCAAGCTGTGCCACCCTCAGGCGCTTACTAAGTTCTGCTTCTTCCTGATGGATGCACTGAAGGAACGGGGTGCAAGGATGAAGCCACTGGTGTGTGCTTGCTTAGGGAGGGAGCCTGAGAAGGTGCTGGTAGTTGGGGTATGGGGGAAGCCCAGGCTTGGGGCAGTTCAGGGGAATTCGTTCGGTAATGCATTTAGGTCAGCGGCAGAGGAGATTGGCGCAGACTATTTCCATGACATGTTTGAGTCATCATGGATTGTTCTTGACGTTGTTGCTGTCAGTTCTTTCATGATTCGGTTAACAGAGAAGCTGTAA
- the LOC119293499 gene encoding transcription factor MYB60-like yields MGRPPCCDKLGVKKGPWTPEEDIILVSYIQEHGPGNWRSVPVSTGLMRCSKSCRLRWTNYLRPGIKRGNFTSHEEGVIVHLQSLLGNRWAAIASYLPRRTDNDIKNYWNTHLKKKLRKQQAMGAIFGPPAASSPGTAGDNFDHHNHHDMVSRADGYGAGQAYINTEVSQLIAGRGQSPFADAAAEVCSSSSYASSVDNISKLLGGFMKSSPPPPLHNNYDADDVKPLLPLDSMSGTSSAELSFTAGVQQPALMGGRVGYEYDDETKRQQHQAPLSSIEKWLFDEAAELELSDECYSVPMLF; encoded by the exons ATGGGGAGGCCGCCGTGCTGCGACAAGTTGGGCGTGAAGAAGGGTCCGTGGACGCCGGAGGAGGACATCATCCTGGTCTCCTACATCCAGGAGCACGGCCCCGGCAACTGGCGGTCTGTGCCGGTGAGCACCGGCCTCATGCGCTGCAGCAAGAGCTGCCGCCTCCGCTGGACCAACTACCTCCGCCCCGGCATCAAGCGCGGCAACTTCACAAGCCACGAGGAAGGCGTCATCGTCCACCTCCAGTCACTCCTCGGCAACAG ATGGGCAGCGATCGCGTCCTACCTGCCGCGGAGGACGGACAACGACATCAAGAACTACTGGAACACGCACCTCAAGAAGAAGCTCAGGAAGCAGCAAGCCATGGGAGCCATCTTCGGGCCGCCGGCGGCATCCTCCCCCGGCACAGCAGGCGACAATTTCGACCACCACAACCACCATGACATGGTCTCCAGGGCCGACGGCTACGGGGCCGGCCAGGCGTACATCAACACGGAGGTCTCGCAGCTGATCGCTGGGCGTGGTCAGTCGCCGTTCGCCGACGCTGCCGCCGAGGTCTGCTCCTCGTCGTCCTACGCTTCGAGCGTGGACAACATATCCAAGCTGCTCGGCGGCTTCATGAagagctccccgccgccgccgctgcacaaCAACTACGACGCCGACGACGTCAAGCCTCTGCTGCCCTTGGACAGTATGTCCGGCACCAGCAGCGCCGAGCTGAGCTTCACCGCCGGCGTGCAGCAGCCTGCGTTGATGGGGGGACGCGTTGGGTACGAGTATGACGACGAGACCAAACGGCAGCAGCATCAGGCGCCACTGTCTTCGATCGAGAAGTGGCTGTTTGATGAGGCCGCGGAGCTGGAGCTGTCCGATGAGTGCTACTCCGTTCCAATGCTGTTCTAG